A single Lactuca sativa cultivar Salinas chromosome 8, Lsat_Salinas_v11, whole genome shotgun sequence DNA region contains:
- the LOC111920111 gene encoding probable glutathione S-transferase yields MGDEVKLYGAGGSPFVCRVKFALKMKGIKYENFEEDISNMSADVLKYNPVHKKVPVLLHNGNPIAESLVIVEYIDDVWKEVPILPQDPYERSVARFWAKFIDDKCNPAAFKVFGSNGDEQVIAEACEQLQMLENELKVKGTKFFGGDNINLVDIAADFIAYWLGTIEEVTEITFFTKDKFPKLTEWADEFVNCQVVKEILPPRELLLEFFKKRYGKA; encoded by the exons ATGGGGGATGAAGTGAAGTTGTATGGCGCTGGAGGAAGTCCGTTCGTTTGCAGAGTGAAATTCGCTTTGAAGATGAAGGGAATCAAGTACGAAAACTTCGAAGAAGATATCTCCAACATGAGTGCCGACGTTTTGAAGTATAATCCTGTTCATAAGAAAGTACCGGTGCTGCTGCATAACGGAAATCCGATCGCAGAGTCTCTTGTGATCGTGGAGTACATCGATGATGTCTGGAAAGAGGTTCCGATTTTGCCTCAGGATCCTTATGAGAGGTCTGTTGCTCGATTTTGGGCCAAATTCATTGATGATAAG TGCAACCCTGCAGCATTCAAGGTTTTTGGCAGCAATGGAGATGAGCAGGTTATTGCGGAAGCTTGTGAGCAACTGCAAATGCTAGAAAATGAACTCAAAGTCAAAGGTACGAAGTTTTTTGGAGGTGACAACATTAACCTGGTTGATATTGCTGCTGATTTCATAGCCTATTGGCTTGGAACAATCGAAGAAGTAACCGAAATAACGTTTTTCACAAAAGACAAGTTTCCAAAACTCACCGAATGGGCTGATGAGTTTGTCAACTGTCAAGTTGTGAAAGAAATCTTACCTCCAAGAGAACTCCTGCTTGAATTTTTCAAGAAACGATATGGTAAGGCATAA